The following is a genomic window from Salvelinus fontinalis isolate EN_2023a unplaced genomic scaffold, ASM2944872v1 scaffold_0204, whole genome shotgun sequence.
tgactgactgactgactaactgactgactaactgactgactaactgactaactaactgactaactgtctgactacctgactgactaactgactgactgactgactaactgactgactaactgactgactaactgactgactgactaactaactgactgactgactgactgactaactgactgactaactgactgactgactaactaactgactaactgactaactgactaacggactaactgactgactgactgactgactgactaactaactaactgactgattgattgactgactgactgactaactgactgactgactaactgtctgactaactgactgacataCTGGTGGTGTTCCAGGTTGTCTTTTATGCAGTCTCACTGGGCATCCCAGAAGGTTGCTTTATCATaatagcatttcgctacacctacaataacatctgctaattttgtgtatgcgaccaataaaattgtattttatttgaaacATTAAACACTCCAGATAAGAGCACCTCGAGCGGCAAtaatgactgactgacagactgaccaaCCAACCATTTtgaccctctaaccctaaccctcccctTCTAGGTGCTCAGGGCCTCCGTCTGCCTAGACAAGCTGAGGGTACGCCTGAGGAACCGGTTGCAGATGTTGCCGAGGCTGATGGAGAGCAGGGAACCCTGGAAAAGCTGACCAGCGCCGCCAAGAGCTACTACGAAACATCCATCAGCACCGCCTCTAGCTGGCTGGACAGCATCGATGGCCTGAAGCTGAAGGAGAAGGCCAAGTaagacagacacgcacacacacacacacacaagaacagaACAGCAGGTCAAGATAGCAGGCTGACAGTTAATGCACTGTCCATGTGTCTGTGTCCATCAGGAATGCCCTCAGTGACACCACCGTGGCGGTGATCACTTACGCTGGCATCCTGCAGGACCAGGTCTACCACATCTTATACCAACAGTAAAGACCCTTCCTTGTTTCCCTCTGTGTCCCCAACGTCCTCAAAATGCCTTGGTGAGGAGAGTGTCGCAGCTGTGGGCCTCTACTCTCTCATCCTGGAGCCTCTGATCAGCTTCACCAGACCTCCAACCCTCGTGACGTCCCCCTGGAGTCTGTGTAGATTGAAATACAGTATTATTTTATGTCAACATTTTACGTTtcaatcatttagcagacgctcttatccagaacaacttacagttagtgcattcatctaaagatagctagg
Proteins encoded in this region:
- the apoc2 gene encoding apolipoprotein C-II; the encoded protein is MNKLLIITVLVTLLGLSAQGLRLPRQAEGTPEEPVADVAEADGEQGTLEKLTSAAKSYYETSISTASSWLDSIDGLKLKEKAKNALSDTTVAVITYAGILQDQVYHILYQQ